ATTGGTTACCTTTGCACATTATTTCCAGATCAAAAATTAGTGGCTACAAAACAATTGAACGACGTACAACTCACAGGACACGATATCATCGAGGTGCTGGGAGCTAGAGAACATAATCTGAAAAACATTGATGTTGAGATTCCACGAAATAAACTCGTGGTAATTACTGGAATCAGTGGTAGCGGTAAGTCGTCTTTGGCTTTTGATACCATTTATGCCGAAGGTCAGCGACGCTACATGGAGAGTTTCTCTGCCTATGCACGTAGTTTTATTGGTGATATGGAAAGGCCAGATGTCGACAAGATCAATGGACTTTCCCCTGTAATCAGTATCGAGCAAAAAACTACTTCTAAGAACCCTCGTTCTACTGTTGGTACCACCACTGAGATTTATGATTTTCTTCGTCTGTTGTTTGCTAGGGCTGGTAAAGCTTACAGTTATGTAACTGGAAAACCAATGATTAAGCAATCGCAAGATCAGATTGTAGATCAAATTTTCTCTGACTATGAAAACAAAAAAGTAAGCTTACTTTCTCCCGTTGTAAAAGGCCGTAAAGGTCATTACCGCGAACTTTTCGTTCAGATTCGCAAAATGGGTTATACCAAAGTAAGAGTTGACGGCGAAGTACAAGATTTGGTACCCAAAATGCAGTTGGACCGTTACAAAATTCATGATATTGAAATTGTAATAGATAGAATAATTCCTAAAAAAGAGGATCGCTACAGGGTTTCTCAGTCGGTAGGAACGGCTTTAAAAGTAGGTAAAGGTTCTATGCTGCTCATGAACGAAGCTGAAGATATCCAATATCTTTCGCAGAATCTCATGGATCCAGAGTCTGGAATCTCTTACGAAGAGCCATCTCCCAATTCCTTTTCTTTTAACTCACCTTATGGAGCATGCCAAACTTGTAATGGGCTTGGTCAGGTGGAAGAAATAACGGAAGAGTCTATCATTCCAGACAAGACGCTTAGCATTAGCCGAGGTGGAATTGTTGCTTTGGGTGACTACCGTGACTTATGGATTTTCAAACAAATTTCTGTTATTCTCAAGAAATACAAAGTGAGCATCAGTACTCCTATTGAGAAAATTCCTGAGGAGGCGATGCAAACTATTCTTTATGGAAGTGATGAACCTGTAGCAGTTCCATCAAAAAAGAACCCTGGAGAAAAATGGGACACGAAGTTTGAGGGAATCATCAACTTTTTGAAAAGACAACAAGAAAACGACAACGATAAAATCCAAGATTGGTTACAAGATTTTATGTTGATCAAAACTTGTCCTGACTGTCAGGGCGAGCGACTGAAAATTGAGTCTAGGCATTTTAGAATTGGAGATAAAAATATTGCCCAGTTAGCTGATATGGACATCAGCGATCTTGCACCTTGGTTCGATAGCGTAGAAGAAAAACTCGACAACAAACAACAACAAATAGCGAAAGAAATCCTCAAAGAAATAAGAAAACGAATAGGTTTCCTTTTTGGAATAGGTCTCGACTATTTGACACTAAATCGCCCACTAAAGACTCTCTCAGGAGGAGAGGCACAACGAATTAGACTTGCAACTCAAATAGGAACCCAACTTGTAGGTGTTTTATATATCATGGATGAGCCTAGTATTGGACTTCATCAACGTGACAATGTTAAGCTTATCAAAGCACTTAAAGACCTCCGCGATCTTGGTAACACTGTATTGGTTGTGGAACACGACAAAGACATGATGTTGCAATCGGATTATATCTTGGACATTGGTCCTGGAGCTGGTAGACATGGTGGTAAGATAGTGGGTAAAGGCACTCCAGAAGATTTCTTAAAAGCCGGAGGAATTACCTCAGACTATTTAGCTGACAGAGTAAAAATTGAAATTCCAGAACGTAGAAAAGGTAACGGAAATAACCTTAAAATT
This portion of the Spirosomataceae bacterium TFI 002 genome encodes:
- a CDS encoding Excinuclease ABC subunit A translates to MATKQLNDVQLTGHDIIEVLGAREHNLKNIDVEIPRNKLVVITGISGSGKSSLAFDTIYAEGQRRYMESFSAYARSFIGDMERPDVDKINGLSPVISIEQKTTSKNPRSTVGTTTEIYDFLRLLFARAGKAYSYVTGKPMIKQSQDQIVDQIFSDYENKKVSLLSPVVKGRKGHYRELFVQIRKMGYTKVRVDGEVQDLVPKMQLDRYKIHDIEIVIDRIIPKKEDRYRVSQSVGTALKVGKGSMLLMNEAEDIQYLSQNLMDPESGISYEEPSPNSFSFNSPYGACQTCNGLGQVEEITEESIIPDKTLSISRGGIVALGDYRDLWIFKQISVILKKYKVSISTPIEKIPEEAMQTILYGSDEPVAVPSKKNPGEKWDTKFEGIINFLKRQQENDNDKIQDWLQDFMLIKTCPDCQGERLKIESRHFRIGDKNIAQLADMDISDLAPWFDSVEEKLDNKQQQIAKEILKEIRKRIGFLFGIGLDYLTLNRPLKTLSGGEAQRIRLATQIGTQLVGVLYIMDEPSIGLHQRDNVKLIKALKDLRDLGNTVLVVEHDKDMMLQSDYILDIGPGAGRHGGKIVGKGTPEDFLKAGGITSDYLADRVKIEIPERRKGNGNNLKISGAVGHNLKNVTLNLPLGQMICVTGVSGSGKSSLIHDTLFPILNHHFFRAKREPLEYKKVTGLEHIDKVIEVDQSPIGRTPRSNPATYTGMFTDIRALFSELPESKIRGYKPGRFSFNVKGGRCETCQGAGKKKIEMDFLPDVHVDCETCKGKRFNRETLEVRYKGKSIADVLDMTVETAMVFFESIPRVQRRVQILFEVGLGYITLGQHATTLSGGEAQRVKLSEELSKKDTGQTLYILDEPTTGLHFSDIKKLMDVLQRLTDKGNTVLIIEHNLDVIKVADHIIDLGPEGGSKGGLIIAEGTPEQVAKVKGSYTGFFLKKELAGK